The DNA segment GGTGGTCTCGGTCAGCACGGCGCCAGGGTGCACGGCTGCGGCGCGCACGCCCGCAGGCTCGTGACGCCGGTCGAACTCGACCGCGAAGAGGATGTTCGCCGTTTTGGATCGGCGATACGCCACCAGCGGATCGTAGGGCGTGTGCTCGAAATTAGGATCGTCGAAATCGACATCGGCGCCGCGATGACCAGCTGAGGCGACCGTGACGAGACGGCCGCCAGGCTTGATGAGGCTCGCGATGCGGTTGACGAAAACGAAATGCCCGAGGTGGTTGGTCCCGAACTGCGTCTCGAATCCGTCAGCGGTCGTCCCTTTCGGGCTCGCCATCACACCGGCGTTGGCAATGACGACGTCGAAGCGCTCGCCCGCCCTCACTAGTTTGTCTGCGCTCGCACGGATACTCGTAAGGGAGGCCAAATCAAGCTCAATAAGGTCGAAGCCTCCGCCCCTTGTTGCCTGAGCGCGGACCTGTTCGGTCGCCCGCAGAGCCTTGTTCAGGTCTCTGGCAGCGCCGACCACGCACGCCCCGTGAGACGCCAGAACACGAGCCGTCTCTACGCCAACCCCGGAAGACACGCCGGTCACGAGTACGCGTCGGTTGCGTAGGTCGACTCCTTCGATTACCTCGTCGGCCGTACTTGTCGCGCCGAATGATATTGACATCGATTTCTCCTGCACAAATCTGTTGTTCGTTCAAGACCCGACGGCCGGAATTTGGAACGCTGGCGCGAGAGTACTCTCATCGCCCTCCCTGTCTTAGGTGCAACACACTTTGCTCATGGACGTCACCGCAGCCTTGGCGCCTTCGATTTGCCGGTCGTTGCGCCCGACAACAGAGCTAGTTTCGCGTCTTATCGAAACCGATTTTGTCCAACGACAATAACGCGTTCTCTGGCAAGCGAAGGTCCACGCTCTCGATGTTCTGCTTCAGATGCTCGACCGAAGAGGTTCCGGGTATGAGGAGGATGTTCGGTGAGCGGTGCAACAACCATGCAAGGGCGACCTGCATAGGTGTCGCGTTGCATTGGTCTGCGGCTTGGCTAAGTGCATCGGCCTGCAACGGAGAGAACCCTCCGAGCGGAAAAAACGGCACATATGCAATGTCGTCTTTTGCAAGACTGTCGATCAGTGCGTCATCGTGTCGATGCGCAAGGTTGTACAGATTCTGCACGCACGAAATGCGCGCAATTTCGCGTCCCTGTGCCACTTGCTTTGCAGTTACATTGCTCAGCCCTATGTGACGGATCAAGCCTTTTTCCTGAAGCCGAACGAGCGCCGTCAGAGGCTCCTCGATGTTCCCCTCGGACGGTGCTCCCACGTTGAACATCACGCGCAAGTTCACGACGTCCAGTATATCAAGACCAAGATTGCGAAGATTGTCATGCACCGCTCGTTCCAGTTCTGCCGCCGATGATGCAACGTTCCACGAACCATCGCTGCCACGGCTGGCGCCTACTTTTGTGACGATAGTAAGTGCATCGGGATACGGATGAAGTGCCTCGCGAATAAGCTGATTAGTGACGTGCGGGCCATAGAAATCGCTGGTATCAATGTGCGTAATCCCGCTCTCTACAACGGCACGAAGCACCGCGATGGCCGCCGCGCGATC comes from the Burkholderia sp. PAMC 26561 genome and includes:
- a CDS encoding SDR family NAD(P)-dependent oxidoreductase, with the protein product MSISFGATSTADEVIEGVDLRNRRVLVTGVSSGVGVETARVLASHGACVVGAARDLNKALRATEQVRAQATRGGGFDLIELDLASLTSIRASADKLVRAGERFDVVIANAGVMASPKGTTADGFETQFGTNHLGHFVFVNRIASLIKPGGRLVTVASAGHRGADVDFDDPNFEHTPYDPLVAYRRSKTANILFAVEFDRRHEPAGVRAAAVHPGAVLTETTRKMIEKQPAAASAFQWKTVEQGAATSVWAGFVAAADEVGGLYCEDCHVAAVNNRPADAFGVRTYALDPEHAKALWIKSEEMVGERF
- a CDS encoding aldo/keto reductase family oxidoreductase, whose product is MTTVSQAGIFQLGDRSVTRLGYGAMQLAGPHVFGPPKDRAAAIAVLRAVVESGITHIDTSDFYGPHVTNQLIREALHPYPDALTIVTKVGASRGSDGSWNVASSAAELERAVHDNLRNLGLDILDVVNLRVMFNVGAPSEGNIEEPLTALVRLQEKGLIRHIGLSNVTAKQVAQGREIARISCVQNLYNLAHRHDDALIDSLAKDDIAYVPFFPLGGFSPLQADALSQAADQCNATPMQVALAWLLHRSPNILLIPGTSSVEHLKQNIESVDLRLPENALLSLDKIGFDKTRN